Proteins encoded in a region of the Triticum dicoccoides isolate Atlit2015 ecotype Zavitan chromosome 3A, WEW_v2.0, whole genome shotgun sequence genome:
- the LOC119273373 gene encoding chitinase CLP-like, with translation MARVLLVLAASLVALAWPASCQRLPVLAPVTKDLATSLYTLPFHDGANLVLDIAGPLVWFTCQRGNLPAELPCKSPTCRLANAYPVPGCHAPGCGRHWHDDKTCTAYPYNPVTGACAAGNLVHTRFVANATDGRNPVSQVNVRAVAACAPRKLLASLPRGSTGVAGLAGSCLALPAQVASTQKVANKFLLCLPRGGANGDGVAIFGGGPLHFWVDPSDYTQSMDYTPLVAKQGSPAHYISVKSISMDNTRVPVSERALATGGVMLSTRVPHALLRRDVYRPFVDAFVKALAAQAAPGGPVARAVRPVAPFELCYDAQTLGNTRFGYWVPSVTLALDGGRGWRMPGVNSMVDVEPGTACLAFVEMKGVKAGDGRAPAVIVGGLQMENIVLEFDMEKKRLGMRTMPYYMQCSHFNFTRSA, from the coding sequence CACCAAGGATCTCGCCACCTCCCTCTACACCCTCCCCTTCCACGACGGAGCCAACCTCGTCCTAGACATCGCCGGCCCGCTCGTCTGGTTCACCTGCCAGCGTGGCAACCTGCCGGCGGAGCTCCCGTGCAAGAGCCCGACCTGCCGCCTCGCCAACGCCTACCCCGTCCCGGGCTGCCACGCGCCCGGCTGCGGCCGCCATTGGCACGACGACAAGACGTGCACGGCGTACCCGTACAACCCGGTCACCGGCGCGTGCGCTGCCGGGAACCTCGTCCACACGAGGTTTGTCGCCAACGCTACCGACGGGAGGAACCCGGTGAGCCAGGTGAACGTCAGGGCCGTGGCGGCGTGCGCGCCGAGGAAGCTCCTGGCGTCGCTGCCCCGGGGCTCCACGGGCGTGGCCGGGCTCGCAGGCTCCTGCCTGGCGCTTCCGGCGCAGGTGGCGTCCACGCAGAAGGTCGCGAATAAGTTCCTCCTCTGCCTCCCCCGAGGCGGCGCCAACGGCGACGGCGTGGCCATCTTCGGCGGCGGCCCGCTTCACTTCTGGGTGGACCCGTCGGACTACACGCAGTCGATGGACTACACCCCGCTCGTCGCCAAGCAGGGCAGCCCGGCGCACTACATCTCGgtcaagtccatcagcatggacaacACCCGCGTCCCCGTCTCCGAGCGTGCGCTCGCCACGGGCGGCGTGATGCTCAGCACGAGGGTGCCCCACGCATTGCTCCGCCGCGACGTGTACCGCCCGTTCGTGGACGCGTTCGTCAAGGCTCTGGCCGCACAGGCTGCTCCGGGAGGGCCCGTCGCGCGCGCGGTGAGGCCCGTGGCGCCGTTCGAGCTGTGCTACGACGCGCAGACGCTGGGCAACACGAGGTTCGGGTACTGGGTGCCGAGCGTCACGCTGGCGCTCGACGGCGGGAGGGGCTGGAGGATGCCTGGGGTGAACTCGATGGTGGACGTCGAGCCGGGGACGGCGTGCCTTGCGTTCGTGGAGATGAAGGGGGTGAAGGCCGGGGACGGCAGGGCGCCGGCGGTGATCGTGGGAGGGCTCCAGATGGAGAACATCGTGCTGGAGTTCGACATGGAGAAGAAGCGGCTCGGGATGCGCACGATGCCGTACTATAtgcagtgcagccacttcaatttcACTCGAAGCGCCTAA